One window from the genome of Salvia splendens isolate huo1 chromosome 9, SspV2, whole genome shotgun sequence encodes:
- the LOC121746806 gene encoding glycerol kinase-like: MSGGEEVFIGSIDQGTTSTRFIIYDRSAKSVGSHQVEFTQFYPQSGWVEHDPMEILESVRVCVAKAVDKATAAGHNVDSGLKAIGLTNQRETSVVWSKSSGLPLHNAIVWMDARTTSICRKLEKELSGGRTHFVEQCGLPISTYFSALKLLWLLENVDSVKGAMKKGDLLFGTIDTWLIWNLTGGKEGGLHITDVSNASRTMLMNLKTLEWDEKILNTLGIPSEILPNIVSNAEVIGNIGKGWPIAGIPIAGCLGDQHAAMVGQACRKGEAKSTYGTGAFILLNTGEEIIQSNHGLLSTLSYKLGPKAPTNYALEGSIAIAGAAVQWLRDSLGIIKSAGEIEELAMQVESSGGVYFVPAFNGLFAPWWRDDARGVCIGITRFTNKSHIARAVLESMCFQVKDVLDSMHKDAHEKGEVKKEKGEFLLRVDGGATVNNLLMQIQADLLGNPVVRPADIETTALGAAYAAGLAVGVWTEEQIFSPGEKMKKDTTFRPVIEEQVRKKKVESWCKAVSRTFDLADLSL; this comes from the exons ATGTCAGGGGGGGAAGAAGTGTTTATTGGTTCAATAGATCAAGGCACAACCAGCACAAGATTCATAATCTATGATCGCTCTGCTAAATCGGTTGGATCTCACCAAGTTGAATTCACTCAGTTCTATCCACAATCAGG ATGGGTGGAGCATGATCCAATGGAGATTCTTGAGAGTGTGAGAGTATGTGTTGCAAAAGCTGTTGACAAAGCCACTGCTGCTGGGCACAATGTTGATAGCGGATTGAAAGCAATTGGATTGACCAATCAGAGAGAGACATCTGTGGTTTGGAGCAAATCCTCTGGTTTGCCTCTTCACAATGCTATTGTTTGGATGGATGCCCGAACCACTTCCATCTGCAG AAAATTGGAAAAGGAGTTATCTGGTGGTAGAACTCATTTTGTTGAGCAATGTGGTTTGCCAATAAGCACATATTTCAGTGCACTAAAGCTGTTATGGCTCTTGGAAAACGTTGATTCTGTGAAGGGGGCCATGAAGAAAGGAGACTTGTTGTTTGGAACAATCGACACTTGGTTGATTTGGAACTTGACCGGAGGGAAAGAAGGCGGTCTGCACATCACTGATGTCTCTAATGCCTCGAGAACTATGTTGATGAACTTGAAAACACTTGAATGGGATGAGAAGATTCTGAATACTCTCGGGATTCCTTCAGAAATCTTACCTAATATCGTCAGTAATGCTGAGGTAATAGGTAATATAGGCAAAGGATGGCCTATTGCAGGGATCCCAATTGCTGGATGCCTCGGTGACCAGCATGCAGCGATGGTGGGACAAGCTTGTCGTAAAGGTGAAGCTAAGAGCACGTATGGGACGGGGGCGTTCATACTGTTGAACACTGGTGAAGAGATCATACAATCGAATCATGGCCTGTTGAGCACTCTTTCTTACAAGCTTGGGCCTAAAGCCCCGACCAATTATGCTTTGGAGGGATCGATAGCCATTGCTGGTGCTGCCGTTCAGTGGCTGAGAGACAGCCTCGGCATCATCAAGAGTGCTGGTGAGATTGAGGAGTTGGCGATGCAGGTTGAATCGTCTGGAGGGGTTTATTTCGTGCCAGCTTTTAATGGACTCTTTGCCCCTTGGTGGCGCGATGATGCCAGAGGAGTTTGCATTGGCATCACAAGGTTTACTAACAAATCCCACATTGCTCGTGCTGTGCTCGAGAGCATGTGTTTTCAGGTGAAGGATGTGTTGGACTCGATGCACAAGGATGCACACGAGAAGGGAGAGGTCAAGAAAGAGAAGGGGGAGTTTTTGCTCAGAGTTGATGGTGGCGCCACCGTAAACAACCTACTAATGCAAATTCAG GCTGACTTGTTAGGCAATCCTGTAGTCAGGCCGGCTGATATAGAGACAACGGCGCTTGGGGCCGCCTATGCTGCTGGACTAGCCGTGGGGGTGTGGACGGAGGAGCAGATATTCTCTCCGGgggagaagatgaagaaagaCACCACATTCCGTCCAGTCATAGAGGAGCAAGTGAGAAAGAAGAAGGTCGAGTCGTGGTGCAAAGCTGTTTCCAGAACCTTCGATTTGGCCGATCTTTCCCTTTAA
- the LOC121747652 gene encoding VQ motif-containing protein 11-like has protein sequence MAASSPNHSSHRSIFHDPDTTFVQTDPETFREVVQRLTGAAAGSRDSAAFNLHERRTTVRKLKIKLGASNRRGGAVMESPVSTLEYAGSPATPSDEEERAIAEKGFYLHPNPFGTPPGSDPPELLPLFPLHSLIN, from the coding sequence ATGGCTGCTTCTTCTCCCAACCATTCCTCTCACCGATCCATATTCCACGACCCGGATACCACATTCGTCCAAACCGACCCGGAAACATTCCGGGAAGTCGTCCAAAGGCTAACCGGCGCCGCCGCAGGCAGCCGTGACTCCGCCGCCTTCAACCTCCACGAGAGAAGGACAACCGTGAGAAAGCTCAAGATCAAGCTCGGCGCAAGCAACCGGCGCGGCGGCGCGGTGATGGAGTCGCCGGTTTCCACGCTGGAGTACGCGGGGAGCCCGGCGACTCCGAGCGACGAGGAAGAGAGGGCCATTGCGGAGAAGGGGTTTTACTTGCACCCGAACCCGTTTGGCACTCCGCCAGGATCCGACCCGCCTGAGCTGCTGCCTCTGTTTCCACTCCATTCACTTATTAACTGA
- the LOC121747108 gene encoding zinc finger BED domain-containing protein DAYSLEEPER-like, giving the protein MYEMDIAIDQSAFPNADAQPNKRRRKKSMVWDHFTIETINPDCVRAFCNQCRKSFAYISGAKLAGTSHLKRHISLGICPVGRSKKEKDQMISHVPPPVNFTNIPRKRCHASNGVPSTYFDGDSCSYDLAKMVIQHDYPLDMVQQSGFVDFTRSLQPQFNIPSVSLLQEQIMGIYLREKQKLMDLLCGIPGRLNLTVNLCTSDQSVAYVLVTGHFTDHDWKLQRRIFNVIAVQSPDSATAFMHAVAACLGDWGIQDKLFTITLNLSHAIPSARETIRNMLPVKNTIILKGQMLINHCYARTMRSLAQDSLYSMRETVQKVRQSVKYVKTSDDNEKRFNKLRQDLQVPSTKSLIIDDLTQWNTTYQMLVAASELKEVFSNLDAYDPDYKLSVSWDEWRQVETLCSYLKMFYEAANILNSPVYPTTNSFFDVVWKMYLKLKHDTESQDFFESMLTRPLLDMFTKFWDDCNLVLAIAVVMDPRFKMKVVDFSFSRIFGDDADSQIKVVDQGLHDLYLDYVMLSLHCPIIEDDNEHLVKAEVVSEDILCDGDDDDDGLSDFYVDISEIMGEAHVKSEIDQYLEESVLPRVQDFDVLGWWRVNRERYPTLSKLASDVLSIPVSTVPPESVFDSGERKMDSHLSSLRPKTVQALVCAKDWLQHPHTLPNEVFPSDTFVKTEL; this is encoded by the coding sequence ATGTATGAAATGGATATAGCTATTGATCAAAGTGCTTTCCCTAATGCAGATGCCCAGCCGAATAAACGAAGGAGGAAAAAATCCATGGTTTGGGATCACTTCACAATTGAAACTATAAATCCTGATTGTGTCAGGGCATTCTGCAACCAGTGCAGAAAATCATTTGCTTATATATCAGGCGCAAAGCTAGCTGGAACCAGTCATCTAAAGCGTCACATTTCTTTGGGAATCTGCCCTGTTGGGCGtagtaagaaggagaaagatcAAATGATTTCACATGTTCCACCCCCTGTGAATTTCACTAACATACCAAGAAAACGTTGCCATGCTTCAAATGGAGTCCCGAGTACTTACTTTGACGGTGATAGCTGCAGCTACGACCTTGCAAAAATGGTAATTCAGCATGATTATCCACTTGATATGGTTCAACAATCTGGTTTTGTGGATTTTACAAGGAGTCTTCAACCTCAGTTTAATATTCCTAGCGTGAGCCTATTGCAAGAGCAGATTATGGGCATATACTTGAGAGAGAAGCAAAAGCTTATGGACCTTCTTTGTGGAATTCCAGGACGTCTAAACCTCACAGTAAACTTATGTACGTCAGATCAGAGTGTAGCTTATGTACTGGTAACAGGTCACTTTACCGATCATGATTGGAAGTTGCAAAGAAGGATCTTCAATGTTATTGCTGTACAGTCTCCTGATTCTGCAACAGCCTTCATGCATGCTGTTGCTGCTTGCTTGGGTGATTGGGGCATTCAGGACAAGTTATTTACTATCACTCTCAACCTCAGTCATGCTATTCCAAGTGCTAGAGAAACTATTAGAAATATGCTACCTGTCAAGAACACCATTATTCTCAAAGGTCAGATGTTGATTAACCACTGCTATGCACGTACAATGAGGAGTCTGGCTCAAGATTCTCTATATTCCATGAGGGAAACCGTTCAGAAAGTACGGCAGAGTGTGAAGTATGTGAAAACGTCAGATGATAATGAAAAAAGATTTAACAAACTGAGACAAGATCTTCAAGTTCCCAGTACAAAGAGCTTGATTATTGATGATTTGACCCAATGGAATACCACTTACCAAATGTTGGTGGCTGCTTCTGAACTGAAGGAGGTATTTTCTAATCTGGATGCTTATGATCCAGATTACAAGTTGTCTGTGTCCTGGGATGAATGGCGACAGGTGGAAACACTCTGCTCGTACTTGAAGATGTTTTATGAGGCAGCGAACATACTAAACTCCCCTGTTTACCCAACAACTAACTCATTCTTTGATGTTGTGTGGAAAATGTATCTTAAACTTAAGCATGATACTGAGAGCCAGGATTTCTTTGAAAGCATGCTGACAAGACCACTGCTGGATATGTTTACCAAATTCTGGGATGATTGCAACCTTGTTCTTGCAATTGCGGTTGTTATGGATCCAAGGTTCAAGATGAAGGTTGTGGACTTTAGCTTCTCCAGGATATTTGGTGATGATGCCGACTCTCAAATCAAGGTTGTCGATCAGGGTCTGCATGATCTGTATCTTGATTATGTTATGCTGTCCCTTCATTGCCCTATCATAGAAGATGACAACGAGCATCTGGTGAAAGCAGAGGTGGTATCTGAAGATATTCTTTgtgatggtgatgatgatgatgatggccTGTCTGATTTTTATGTGGACATCTCAGAAATCATGGGCGAAGCACATGTCAAGTCTGAGATAGACCAGTACCTTGAGGAATCGGTTCTGCCCCGTGTGCAAGATTTTGATGTATTAGGATGGTGGAGAGTGAATAGAGAAAGGTATCCTACTCTGTCGAAGCTTGCTTCCGACGTGCTATCTATTCCGGTCTCGACTGTCCCTCCAGAATCAGTATTCGATTCAGGGGAGAGGAAGATGGATAGCCACTTGAGTTCCTTGAGACCTAAAACCGTTCAGGCCCTCGTGTGTGCAAAAGATTGGCTTCAGCATCCGCATACACTACCTAATGAAGTATTTCCCTCTGACACTTTTGTTAAAACAGAACTATAA
- the LOC121746646 gene encoding chaperone protein DnaJ-like, with product MATAASATSPSLFFPSSLSSTPQRQNSLLPSSSSCFFTGGAPMRGNKTLLQVSASSAVQSNKRMAARRFGRAVVVAAADYYSTLGVPKSANSKEIKAAYRKLARQFHPDVNKEPGATDKFKEISAAYEVLSDDKKRALYDQYGEAGVKSAVGGGGGYTATNPFDLFEAFFGPSMGGFPGMDGGGFGTSRRSTVSKGEDLRYDMVLEFTAAIFGAEKEFELSHLETCDVCAGTGAKVGSKMRICSTCGGRGQVMRTEQTPFGMFSQVSICPNCGGDGEMISESCRKCSGAGRTRIRKDIKVKIPPGVSKGSILRVAGEGDAGPKGGAPGDLFVYLDIEEIPEIQRDGINLLSTIQISYLEAILGTVTKVKTVEGMTDLQIPPGTQPGDVLVLARKGAPKLNRPSIRGDHLFTVKVSIPKRISAKERELLEELAALGSAPASRTRTRPKVQQPDENTEVETSPTTEKENESENESDVWKQLKDLAGSIANGAIKWFKDNL from the exons AtggccaccgccgcctccgccacCTCGCCGTCACTGTTTTTCCCTTCATCTTTGAGCTCAACGCCCCAAAGGCAGAACAGCTTATTACCTTCTTCTTCGTCTTGTTTCTTCACCGGTGGGGCCCCAATGCGGGGCAACAAGACACTTCTGCAAGTTTCTGCCTCATCTGCTGTTCAATCGAACAAGAGAATGGCTGCTCGGAGGTTTGGGAGAGCGGTGGTGGTTGCTGCCGCTGATTATTATTCCACTCTGGGAGTTCCGAAGTCTGCTAATAGCAAGGAAATTAAGGCTGCTTATAGGAAGCTAGCTAGACAG TTTCATCCCGATGTCAACAAAGAACCCGGAGCAACTGATAAATTCAAGGAGATCAGTGCGGCATATGAG GTACTATCAGATGACAAAAAAAGAGCTTTATACGATCAATATGGTGAAGCTGGAGTGAAGAGTGCTGTAGGGGGAGGTGGTGGTTACACG GCTACAAATCCATTTGATCTATTTGAAGCATTTTTTGGGCCTAGTATGGGTGGATTCCCTGGAATGGATGGAGGTGGATTTGGAACATCACGTCGTAGTACTGTTTCCAAAGGTGAAGATCTCCG TTATGACATGGTATTGGAATTTACTGCGGCTATCTTTGGAGCTGAGAAAGAGTTTGAGCTGTCCCATCTTGAAACATGTGACGTTTGTGCTGGCACCGGAGCAAAAGTAGGCTCCAAAATGAGAATTTGCTCGACATGTGGTGGCAGAGGTCAAGTCATGAGAACTGAGCAAACACCTTTTGGCATGTTTTCTCAG GTTTCAATATGCCCAAATTGTGGTGGGGATGGTGAAATGATATCTGAATCTTGCCGTAAATGTTCTGGTGCTGGCCGTACACGAATTAGAAAAGATATCAAAGTCAAAATCCCTCCTGGAGTGAGCAAGGGCAGTATTCTTAGAGTTGCAGGAGAGGGTGATGCAGGACCAAAAGG GGGGGCACCTGGAGATCTTTTTGTGTATCTTGACATCGAAGAGATACCTGAGATTCAAAGAGATGGCATAAATCTCCTTTCTACTATTCAAATCAGCTATCTGGAGGCCATATTGGGAACTGTTACAAAG GTAAAGACGGTTGAAGGAATGACAGATCTGCAGATTCCTCCAGGAACTCAACCTGGAGATGTACTGGTCTTGGCAAGAAAAGGTGCTCCTAAATTGAACAGGCCATCTATACGTGGCGACCATCTTTTTACCGTTAAAGTTAGCATACCAAAACGCATCAG TGCAAAAGAACGTGAACTACTTGAGGAGCTTGCTGCTCTTGGCAGCGCCCCTGCAAGCCGTACAAGAACTCGCCCAAAAGTTCAACAACCTG ATGAAAATACAGAAGTTGAAACGAGTCCAACCACGGAAAAGGAAAATGAATCAGAAAATGAAAGTGACGTATGGAAGCAGTTGAAAGATCTTGCTGG GTCTATTGCTAATGGAGCAATAAAGTGGTTTAAAGACAACTTATAA